A genomic region of Desulfosarcina ovata subsp. ovata contains the following coding sequences:
- a CDS encoding glycosyltransferase, whose protein sequence is MYQEKCIDIIIPCYNESEIINLTLGSIKDLFKNVPFKYNVVVVDNGSTDNSMEIVEKNNVSVVMKTECSVAEVRNYGAGLLKGQYIVFLDADVLITKRWMNELIKFVESNTKKYIITGSPVNVSSNQSLLEKCWFSGRRIGSNYINSGNLIVTRSLFEKINGFDPKLITGEDYDFCVRAINFGSIIKINPNFYTIHYGFPTKLYDFFKREMWHGIGDFQDYQAFFSSKPAILATFNSIFLLVTLIGYLFFKNFYLLIAYSMFITCVTFVISKHRSHLISCIPYNMIVSFVYLVARFASLWKAIASINKKSIQRSRNNAGCS, encoded by the coding sequence ATGTATCAAGAGAAATGCATTGATATTATTATTCCTTGCTATAATGAGAGCGAAATAATCAATCTAACTTTAGGTTCTATTAAAGATCTTTTTAAAAACGTTCCTTTTAAATATAATGTTGTCGTTGTTGATAACGGTTCTACTGACAACAGTATGGAAATTGTAGAGAAAAATAATGTTTCCGTTGTTATGAAAACTGAATGTTCAGTCGCAGAAGTTAGGAATTATGGTGCCGGGCTCTTAAAAGGTCAATATATCGTATTCCTAGATGCTGATGTGCTTATTACCAAAAGATGGATGAATGAGTTGATAAAATTTGTTGAAAGTAATACAAAAAAATACATCATAACAGGTAGTCCTGTCAACGTTTCCAGTAATCAATCTTTGCTAGAAAAATGCTGGTTTTCTGGCAGAAGGATCGGTAGTAACTATATTAATTCTGGGAATTTAATAGTAACTCGTTCTTTATTTGAAAAAATTAACGGATTTGATCCCAAGCTGATAACTGGAGAGGATTACGACTTTTGTGTGAGAGCTATAAATTTCGGTTCGATCATAAAAATCAATCCAAATTTTTACACAATCCACTACGGATTTCCCACTAAACTTTATGATTTCTTCAAGAGAGAAATGTGGCATGGTATTGGTGATTTCCAAGACTATCAAGCCTTTTTTTCATCAAAACCTGCAATTCTTGCAACATTCAATAGTATATTTTTGCTGGTGACATTGATAGGCTATCTTTTTTTTAAAAATTTCTATTTATTAATAGCTTATTCAATGTTCATAACATGTGTCACGTTTGTCATCTCAAAGCATAGGAGCCACCTTATAAGCTGTATTCCATACAATATGATTGTTAGTTTTGTTTACCTTGTAGCACGTTTCGCTTCGCTCTGGAAGGCGATAGCTTCTATTAATAAGAAAAGCATCCAGAGAAGCAGGAATAACGCCGGATGCAGTTAA
- a CDS encoding lipopolysaccharide biosynthesis protein: MEAAVRTDSQFFIGCAKVSNIQAQQVGTAARAGIQALIRCAKVSYRNGIAFMSTNSTTNEKMNKFIYAGHLRDDLKEKSVKGGIATVTRQSIEFVLQIASVAVLARILAPKDFGLVAMSTTVLGLAHFFKEAGLTIATVQKEDITHEQVSALFWINVGISIVLCLIIVVTSPIVAWFYGEPKLINITIVSAIIVLLSGLTIQHQALLRRQMKFSTLAFLSLAARLSGILFGLYSAFNGLGYWALVIISLAQATTYLLLLWFFCAWRPSRPKNFSEVRDLIAFGGNLTMSRILDFSRRQLDDVLIGAVYGPGPLALYTKAYSLMMLPIRQINDPLSAIAVPALSRLQYNPEHFRRYYCKFIEVLVFFGFPIIGCCALLAKDIVIALLGKQWIGAIPIFIALIPAGLAGLLDISGNTIFISMGRVKEQMRIEFLGSIIVCTSIAIAVNFGPIYIAWSVSLSQIIVLLIILNVALNNSYLRKKDLVASIWRPAIASFGSYFVTLFIIYFFSINDLNPFIKIIIISPGYMIAYALIISMLPEGILFLKELFSMVREALQLHKIIKG; encoded by the coding sequence GTGGAAGCGGCAGTTCGAACTGACAGTCAATTTTTCATAGGTTGTGCAAAGGTCTCGAATATACAGGCGCAGCAGGTGGGAACGGCTGCTCGAGCTGGCATCCAAGCACTCATAAGGTGTGCAAAGGTCTCATATAGAAACGGAATTGCATTTATGTCTACAAATTCTACTACTAACGAGAAGATGAATAAATTTATATATGCTGGGCACTTAAGAGATGATTTAAAGGAAAAGTCTGTAAAAGGTGGTATCGCTACTGTTACCAGACAAAGCATCGAATTTGTATTACAAATAGCTTCAGTAGCAGTTTTGGCTAGGATACTTGCTCCAAAGGACTTTGGCCTTGTTGCAATGTCAACAACTGTTCTGGGATTAGCCCATTTTTTTAAGGAGGCTGGTTTAACGATAGCTACGGTACAAAAGGAAGATATTACTCATGAACAGGTAAGTGCTTTGTTTTGGATTAACGTTGGAATTAGCATCGTTTTGTGTCTAATAATAGTGGTAACATCTCCAATTGTAGCATGGTTCTACGGAGAGCCAAAGCTAATTAATATTACAATTGTATCAGCAATTATAGTGTTGCTAAGCGGCCTAACCATTCAGCATCAAGCCCTTTTACGTAGGCAAATGAAATTTAGCACTTTGGCCTTTTTGTCCTTGGCCGCACGTTTATCAGGTATTCTATTTGGTCTTTATAGTGCCTTCAATGGGTTGGGGTATTGGGCATTAGTCATTATCTCATTGGCTCAAGCAACAACATACTTATTATTATTGTGGTTTTTCTGCGCTTGGAGACCAAGTAGGCCAAAGAATTTCTCTGAAGTTAGAGATTTGATTGCTTTCGGCGGCAACCTGACAATGTCTAGAATACTAGACTTTTCAAGGAGGCAATTGGATGATGTTCTAATCGGAGCGGTCTATGGCCCTGGTCCGCTTGCTTTATATACAAAAGCATATAGTCTAATGATGTTACCCATAAGACAGATAAACGACCCTTTAAGCGCGATTGCAGTTCCAGCATTAAGCAGATTACAATACAATCCAGAGCATTTCAGACGGTATTATTGCAAGTTTATTGAAGTCTTAGTTTTTTTTGGGTTTCCAATAATCGGATGTTGTGCGCTGCTTGCTAAAGATATTGTAATAGCTTTACTTGGTAAACAATGGATTGGCGCTATCCCCATTTTTATCGCTTTAATTCCCGCTGGTTTAGCGGGCCTTTTAGATATTTCGGGAAACACAATATTTATCTCAATGGGGCGCGTCAAAGAACAAATGAGAATCGAATTCTTGGGGTCTATAATAGTCTGTACTTCTATCGCTATAGCTGTAAATTTTGGGCCAATATATATTGCGTGGTCAGTAAGTTTATCCCAAATAATTGTTTTGTTAATAATTCTAAATGTCGCATTAAATAATAGCTATCTAAGAAAAAAGGATCTGGTTGCATCTATTTGGCGACCAGCTATAGCATCTTTTGGATCTTATTTCGTTACATTGTTTATTATTTATTTTTTCAGCATTAACGATTTGAATCCATTTATTAAAATTATTATAATTTCGCCAGGTTATATGATTGCTTATGCATTAATTATAAGTATGCTCCCAGAAGGTATCTTGTTTTTAAAGGAGTTGTTTTCTATGGTAAGAGAAGCTTTACAGCTTCATAAAATAATAAAAGGGTGA
- a CDS encoding transposase produces the protein MVYRKMGNSLGFANLAMASSLKHNRSLKRMNTLNDTIDWNRVEQILMDHHTVGASGEGVAAYPPLMLFKCMLLQKWFRINYDPKLENQINDRLSFKSKRLINHTLGGSAQHGLVNSVWQQCEKV, from the coding sequence ATGGTCTATAGAAAAATGGGCAATTCTCTCGGATTTGCAAACCTGGCAATGGCAAGTTCCCTCAAACATAACCGCAGCCTCAAACGCATGAACACTCTCAATGACACCATCGATTGGAATCGCGTTGAACAGATCCTAATGGATCACCATACAGTCGGTGCCAGTGGTGAAGGCGTTGCCGCATACCCTCCATTAATGTTGTTTAAATGCATGCTCCTTCAAAAATGGTTCCGTATCAACTACGATCCCAAACTCGAAAACCAGATCAATGATCGCTTGTCGTTTAAAAGTAAGCGTCTAATCAACCACACCCTTGGCGGAAGCGCTCAGCATGGCCTTGTCAATTCGGTTTGGCAGCAATGCGAGAAAGTCTGA
- the tnpC gene encoding IS66 family transposase → MSLEPNKLPDDAESLRQIISTQQHEIDHLKEMVRLLQNEIFGRRSESLSSIHPNQLPLFGSDTPVEPIQEDEKIVVPEHTRKKRGRKPLPEDLPRVDVVHDLPEEEKRCACGAELSRIGEEVCEKLDYIPAKVRVIRHIRPKYACKHCEGVEDDGPTVKIAPPPVQLIPKSNATEGLLAHIAVSKFADALPLYRQQKIFDRLGVELSRSTLANWMIQAAARCGPLIDLMAQEIRGGPMINIDESPLQVLNEPGRSNTAKSYMWVFYGGPLDAPVVLYRYHPTRSGEIALKIVDGYRGYIQSDGYIGYDHLSEKPDITLLGCMVHARRKFMAVVKVRKKKRGNKAATKGLADEALVFFKELYHIEKYARQNELTIEQTKDLRQEKSKPILDRFKAWLDTYHSQVPPKSLIGKAIQYTLNQWERLVVYIEAGFLKPDNNVAENAIRPFVLGRKNWLFAGGPNGADASATFFSLIETAKANCLEPYAYLRYLFENIPLAQNESDFLALLPNRIDKAMLSASAKGVVD, encoded by the coding sequence ATGTCTTTGGAGCCGAACAAGCTGCCCGACGATGCCGAATCGCTAAGGCAAATTATCTCCACCCAGCAGCATGAAATTGACCATCTGAAAGAGATGGTGCGCCTGCTTCAAAATGAGATCTTTGGCCGCAGAAGCGAATCGTTGTCGTCAATCCATCCCAACCAGTTGCCGTTGTTCGGCTCCGATACACCGGTCGAGCCCATTCAAGAGGACGAAAAAATTGTAGTCCCGGAGCACACCCGCAAAAAGCGTGGGCGCAAACCGTTGCCCGAGGACTTGCCGCGGGTAGATGTCGTTCACGATCTGCCCGAAGAGGAGAAGCGTTGCGCCTGCGGGGCGGAGTTAAGCCGCATCGGTGAAGAAGTCTGCGAAAAGCTCGATTACATCCCGGCCAAGGTTCGGGTGATCCGCCATATTCGTCCCAAATACGCTTGTAAACACTGCGAAGGGGTTGAAGACGATGGCCCAACCGTCAAAATCGCTCCGCCTCCCGTGCAACTGATTCCCAAAAGCAACGCCACCGAGGGACTGCTGGCCCACATCGCCGTTTCAAAGTTTGCCGATGCCCTGCCTTTGTATCGCCAACAAAAGATCTTCGACCGATTGGGCGTCGAATTGTCGCGGTCAACCCTTGCCAACTGGATGATTCAGGCGGCTGCTCGTTGCGGGCCGCTCATTGATCTGATGGCGCAAGAGATTCGCGGCGGACCAATGATCAATATCGACGAAAGCCCATTGCAGGTGCTTAACGAACCTGGCCGTAGCAATACCGCCAAATCGTATATGTGGGTATTTTACGGAGGGCCGCTGGATGCACCGGTCGTTTTGTACCGTTATCATCCCACCCGTAGTGGAGAAATCGCGCTGAAGATCGTGGACGGCTATCGGGGCTATATCCAGAGTGACGGTTATATCGGATATGATCATTTGTCCGAAAAACCGGACATTACCCTATTGGGCTGCATGGTGCATGCGAGGCGCAAGTTCATGGCCGTGGTCAAGGTCCGCAAGAAGAAGCGGGGCAACAAGGCGGCGACCAAAGGCTTGGCCGACGAGGCGCTGGTTTTTTTCAAAGAACTATACCATATTGAAAAGTACGCTAGGCAAAATGAACTTACCATTGAGCAAACCAAGGATCTACGGCAGGAAAAGTCCAAGCCGATACTGGATAGATTCAAAGCCTGGCTGGATACCTACCATTCCCAGGTTCCTCCGAAGAGCCTCATCGGCAAGGCGATTCAGTACACGTTGAATCAATGGGAGCGGCTGGTTGTTTACATCGAGGCCGGATTCCTGAAGCCGGATAACAATGTCGCCGAAAATGCCATTCGACCATTCGTGCTGGGCCGTAAGAACTGGTTGTTTGCCGGCGGTCCGAATGGAGCGGATGCCAGCGCCACATTTTTCAGTTTAATCGAAACGGCCAAGGCTAATTGCCTGGAGCCTTATGCCTACCTTCGCTATTTGTTCGAAAACATTCCTCTTGCTCAAAATGAATCAGACTTTCTCGCATTGCTGCCAAACCGAATTGACAAGGCCATGCTGAGCGCTTCCGCCAAGGGTGTGGTTGATTAG
- the tnpB gene encoding IS66 family insertion sequence element accessory protein TnpB (TnpB, as the term is used for proteins encoded by IS66 family insertion elements, is considered an accessory protein, since TnpC, encoded by a neighboring gene, is a DDE family transposase.), giving the protein MMLPHNPQRVFLAVGHTDMRKSIDGLSVLVERAMDMNPFDGDLFVFCNRRRNMIKILYWDRNGFALWHKRLEKHRFHWPTPPNR; this is encoded by the coding sequence ATGATGCTGCCACATAACCCCCAGCGTGTGTTTCTGGCCGTGGGGCATACCGACATGCGAAAATCGATCGACGGACTATCGGTTTTGGTGGAACGTGCCATGGATATGAATCCCTTTGACGGAGATCTTTTCGTTTTCTGCAACCGACGGCGTAACATGATAAAAATTTTGTATTGGGACAGAAACGGATTCGCCCTATGGCACAAACGGCTGGAGAAGCACCGTTTCCATTGGCCCACACCACCGAACAGGTGA
- the tnpA gene encoding IS66 family insertion sequence element accessory protein TnpA yields MPEDYDSFDPQQRRNFWQTHIERWQASGLSQRAYCVQHDLILHRFYDWRRRIKSGGNNRVSFLPVSLTGSASFNKPSVRIHTPNGYTIEIGSQLSCTEVDRLIAMVASL; encoded by the coding sequence ATGCCGGAAGACTACGATTCATTCGATCCCCAGCAAAGGCGAAACTTTTGGCAAACGCATATCGAGCGGTGGCAGGCAAGCGGTCTGAGCCAAAGGGCCTATTGTGTACAGCATGACCTGATTCTCCACCGATTTTATGATTGGCGGCGGCGCATCAAATCCGGTGGGAACAACCGAGTATCGTTTTTGCCGGTATCCCTGACCGGAAGCGCCTCCTTCAATAAACCATCCGTTCGCATCCACACTCCCAATGGGTACACCATCGAGATAGGAAGCCAGCTCAGTTGTACGGAAGTTGATCGACTCATCGCCATGGTGGCCTCTTTATGA
- a CDS encoding glycosyltransferase family 4 protein, whose amino-acid sequence MNSKLLFLFPDRANPRLTEVKKGLVPSDRLYGLFELRNLGWDAEISDSRWEGRAGHLRRNLKRICELPCPTTIRNMRKSDIIIVKDDFSATLLTEARLLGKPLIYLDAMFDIPLRRHRRMAIAYNLKYASAVCCYSMQQALQWAEAFELPISRFDVMPYCIDTNFYPEHIKKPKKRNYVFAVGRDLGRDFDTLFSACEKLGVALKLVTLPYLAPQKALSSNLVQVFQNITYTQLFELYSNSAMAVIPLKQGTSHLSGIRALLESSALGIPTVATKTPVLSEYLQDKKHVRYTTSTSIDAMADEIQSILDDPFEAEEMALRASIKVRTKFKMQQFTRMLEKVITRI is encoded by the coding sequence ATGAACTCAAAACTTCTTTTTCTCTTCCCTGATCGCGCGAATCCTCGACTTACAGAAGTCAAAAAAGGCCTCGTTCCTAGTGATCGCCTTTATGGCTTATTTGAACTTCGTAATCTTGGATGGGATGCAGAGATATCGGACTCCAGGTGGGAAGGTAGAGCGGGGCATTTGAGACGAAATTTAAAGCGGATTTGCGAACTCCCCTGCCCAACTACAATAAGAAATATGCGGAAAAGTGATATCATTATTGTAAAGGACGATTTTTCGGCAACTCTGCTTACAGAGGCAAGGCTTCTAGGTAAACCGTTAATTTACCTTGATGCCATGTTCGATATCCCTTTACGGCGGCACAGGCGCATGGCGATTGCTTATAACCTTAAATATGCGAGTGCTGTATGTTGCTATTCGATGCAACAGGCCCTTCAATGGGCAGAAGCTTTTGAACTGCCGATATCGCGTTTCGATGTAATGCCTTATTGTATAGACACAAATTTTTACCCAGAGCATATAAAGAAACCAAAGAAAAGAAATTATGTTTTCGCAGTAGGAAGAGATCTGGGGCGAGACTTTGATACCCTTTTTTCGGCATGCGAGAAGCTTGGAGTAGCGTTAAAACTTGTAACTCTCCCTTATCTAGCACCCCAAAAAGCCCTGTCTTCAAATCTTGTCCAGGTATTCCAGAACATTACCTATACGCAGTTGTTTGAACTTTACTCAAATTCTGCCATGGCTGTGATTCCTCTGAAGCAAGGAACAAGTCATCTTTCTGGTATCCGGGCATTGCTGGAAAGTTCAGCCTTGGGCATACCGACAGTGGCTACAAAGACACCAGTTCTTTCAGAGTACCTGCAGGATAAAAAACACGTTCGATACACGACTTCAACAAGCATTGATGCAATGGCCGATGAGATTCAATCAATTCTTGATGATCCATTTGAAGCAGAGGAGATGGCACTTCGTGCTTCTATAAAGGTTCGTACGAAATTTAAAATGCAACAATTCACGAGGATGCTAGAAAAGGTGATTACAAGGATTTGA
- a CDS encoding IS5 family transposase: MYKHNLKQLEFVEFSLPFQGHLSRDNKWVKLAALIPWEQFEERYQKNLSRSGTGHPALPVRMALAALIIKEELGVSDRDCVEQITENPYLQYFCGLKAFITEPPFDASLFVHFRKRFPADVLNQVNNAIAQKVRENQKSPQDPPPIQEDSNDGSGEQQPLFNQGQLLVDATCAPADITYPTDLKLLNKAREKREQIIDELHKVRERGHKKPRTYRQRARKQFLSVAKDKRVSRKKMRRCRRQQLGYLRRNLKSIDQLAQHTGIGVLGRGLYKDLLVIAEVQRQQQWMYDHSSVRIDDRIVSISQPHVRPIKRGKAGSDTEFGAKISISLVDGISFVDRISWDNFNEGVDLIAQIKAYRKRFGCYPESVHADKIYRNRENRRYCKDHKIRLSGPKLGRPPKVTAANAEELKAAKKQARQDEVDRNAVEGKFGQGKRRYSLNRIMTKLSHTSETAIMLSFLMMYLKRWLATLLFFVFHRARMLLVQRGFYIALGPLSPSAQL, from the coding sequence ATGTACAAACACAATTTGAAGCAGCTCGAATTCGTTGAATTTTCCCTGCCCTTTCAAGGGCACCTGTCACGCGACAACAAGTGGGTGAAATTAGCCGCCTTGATCCCCTGGGAGCAGTTCGAAGAACGCTATCAGAAGAACTTATCACGTTCCGGTACGGGTCATCCGGCGCTACCGGTCAGGATGGCCCTGGCGGCATTGATCATCAAAGAAGAGCTGGGCGTAAGTGACAGAGACTGTGTCGAGCAGATCACTGAGAACCCGTATCTCCAGTACTTTTGTGGGTTAAAGGCATTTATCACCGAACCTCCGTTCGATGCATCCCTGTTCGTTCATTTTCGCAAGCGTTTTCCTGCGGATGTTCTCAACCAGGTAAACAATGCCATCGCCCAAAAGGTTCGTGAAAACCAAAAGTCGCCACAGGATCCGCCACCGATTCAAGAAGACAGCAATGATGGAAGCGGCGAGCAGCAACCCCTTTTCAATCAAGGGCAGTTGCTGGTGGATGCTACCTGCGCACCCGCGGACATCACATACCCGACAGATCTCAAACTCCTCAATAAGGCCCGTGAGAAGAGGGAACAGATCATCGATGAACTTCACAAGGTCCGTGAAAGAGGGCATAAAAAGCCGCGTACCTATCGGCAACGGGCCAGGAAACAGTTTCTGTCGGTGGCCAAGGACAAGCGCGTCAGTCGTAAGAAGATGCGGCGTTGCCGGCGTCAGCAGCTTGGCTATTTGCGACGCAACCTCAAATCCATCGATCAGCTGGCCCAACACACCGGAATAGGCGTCCTTGGTCGGGGTTTATACAAAGACCTGCTGGTTATCGCCGAGGTCCAGCGCCAGCAGCAATGGATGTACGACCATAGCAGCGTGCGCATTGACGATCGCATCGTGAGCATCAGCCAACCGCATGTGCGTCCCATCAAACGCGGCAAGGCCGGATCGGATACGGAGTTTGGAGCCAAGATCAGCATCAGCCTTGTCGACGGTATCAGCTTTGTGGACCGGATCAGTTGGGACAACTTCAACGAGGGGGTTGATCTCATTGCTCAGATCAAAGCCTACCGAAAGCGGTTTGGCTGCTATCCGGAGTCGGTCCATGCAGACAAGATTTATCGTAATCGGGAGAACCGGCGGTACTGCAAAGATCACAAGATCCGCCTGTCGGGTCCCAAGTTAGGGCGACCACCAAAGGTGACTGCGGCAAATGCCGAAGAACTCAAAGCCGCCAAAAAGCAAGCCCGACAAGATGAGGTCGATCGCAATGCGGTTGAAGGCAAGTTCGGACAGGGCAAACGCCGCTATAGTTTGAATCGGATCATGACCAAGCTTTCGCATACAAGTGAAACCGCGATCATGCTGAGCTTTCTGATGATGTATCTGAAGCGGTGGCTGGCCACCCTTCTTTTTTTCGTTTTTCACAGAGCAAGAATGCTTTTGGTTCAACGTGGATTTTACATCGCATTGGGGCCTTTATCACCATCAGCCCAGTTGTGA
- a CDS encoding IS4 family transposase: MPRSFQPYQSKLRSDSFFQFLQPVEYIMPEIPALASRGDRPLKMTFEDQLKMLIFYHLEEHVSARHMLQVLEEDDFARENIAPENGIKKSSFSEAINSRGLEQLQIVFEKLRQKASGLLPNRCPDFGKLIALDGSLIDATMSMLWADYRNRSKKCKIHFGLDLNRGIPSKIFFTDGNGAERPFVDPITPAGHTVVADRGYQEHALFDHLQDQNKHFIIRIKASTVKTVVFANDVCPESIVFYDAEVLLGTKENKNQSQKPVRLVGYRVEGVDYWIATDRRDLTAEQIAEVYKLRWDVENFFAWWKRHLRVYHLIARTKHGLMVQVFGGLITYLLLAIHCYENHGEPVTIKRVRELRIKIQNELRVSAGVEPGPQFFKEREHQHLCAKT; the protein is encoded by the coding sequence ATGCCGAGGTCATTCCAGCCGTATCAGAGTAAACTTCGCTCAGATTCATTTTTTCAATTTTTACAACCTGTTGAATACATTATGCCTGAAATACCAGCGCTCGCGTCACGTGGAGACAGACCTCTTAAGATGACCTTCGAAGACCAATTGAAAATGTTGATTTTCTACCACCTCGAAGAGCATGTCTCTGCCCGCCACATGCTTCAGGTCCTTGAGGAGGATGACTTTGCTCGGGAAAACATAGCCCCGGAAAATGGCATAAAAAAAAGCAGCTTCTCGGAAGCCATCAACTCAAGAGGGCTCGAACAACTCCAAATTGTTTTCGAAAAACTCCGCCAAAAGGCATCTGGCTTACTCCCCAATCGTTGCCCCGATTTCGGCAAACTTATTGCCCTTGATGGTTCACTCATCGATGCAACTATGTCCATGCTCTGGGCGGATTACCGTAATCGCTCCAAAAAATGTAAAATCCACTTTGGCCTTGATTTGAACCGCGGGATTCCATCGAAAATTTTCTTCACGGACGGCAATGGAGCTGAAAGGCCCTTTGTCGATCCTATCACCCCTGCTGGCCATACCGTGGTTGCCGATCGAGGATACCAAGAGCATGCCCTGTTTGATCATTTGCAAGATCAAAACAAGCATTTCATTATTCGGATCAAAGCCAGCACGGTCAAAACTGTTGTTTTTGCAAATGATGTCTGTCCGGAGAGTATCGTCTTCTATGATGCCGAAGTGCTGCTTGGTACCAAGGAAAACAAAAATCAGTCACAAAAACCTGTTCGACTCGTAGGGTACCGGGTTGAAGGCGTCGATTACTGGATCGCTACGGATCGAAGAGATCTGACAGCCGAGCAAATCGCCGAAGTTTATAAACTCAGATGGGATGTTGAAAACTTCTTTGCTTGGTGGAAACGCCATCTGAGGGTCTATCATTTAATTGCCAGAACAAAGCACGGCTTGATGGTACAAGTTTTTGGTGGCCTCATTACCTATCTTCTGCTTGCCATCCATTGTTATGAAAACCATGGTGAGCCGGTCACTATAAAGCGGGTTCGAGAGTTACGGATCAAAATACAAAATGAACTTCGTGTGTCCGCTGGAGTTGAGCCAGGTCCTCAATTTTTTAAAGAGCGGGAACATCAACATTTATGTGCAAAGACCTAA
- a CDS encoding glycosyltransferase family 4 protein: MKKSADNKKPSILMASNYSNRTGYAWKNIYRLFEQIAIFSKENEIASLVSFKHFVPDIGWPTESVFDGILELQPLSRSVKDIFNWIREIKAHNIRHIYLTDQPTTSFYYALYRIAGVRSIIVHNRVSVPDPNPAKPERGFIGFIKWIFCRMPFIQATRVYTVSNFVRRRLVVKAKVPSSRVVKILNGVDIEKFAPFDMSNHSGPIKIYCGGRATIYKGIAILIEATALLRDRFYLNNFEVFYAGDGPDLQYFKSLANNLRLRGLFTFLGEVQSTESHIKRADIVVVPSIWGDACPSAVSEALAAGKPLITTRVGGVPEIVGNCNAAILVDPGDIYGLAETLSRLIENPVERTYLANRARQRAVIALDQRRYFAEVKKQLSLDMGVRHA, from the coding sequence TTGAAAAAATCAGCAGATAATAAAAAGCCAAGCATTTTAATGGCATCGAATTACTCAAACAGAACTGGCTATGCATGGAAAAATATTTATCGTCTTTTCGAGCAAATTGCTATTTTTAGCAAAGAGAATGAAATTGCATCATTGGTATCATTCAAGCATTTCGTTCCTGATATAGGATGGCCAACTGAAAGTGTTTTTGATGGTATTCTGGAACTTCAACCATTGTCAAGAAGCGTAAAAGATATCTTTAATTGGATTCGAGAAATAAAAGCTCATAATATTCGCCATATTTACCTTACTGACCAACCGACTACGAGTTTTTATTATGCGTTGTATCGAATTGCTGGTGTTCGCTCTATTATTGTACATAATCGGGTCTCTGTTCCAGACCCAAACCCAGCAAAGCCTGAAAGAGGTTTTATTGGTTTTATTAAATGGATTTTTTGTCGAATGCCATTCATCCAAGCGACACGAGTCTATACGGTTTCTAATTTCGTCCGCAGAAGGCTTGTTGTAAAAGCGAAAGTACCATCAAGCCGTGTAGTAAAAATTTTAAATGGAGTGGATATAGAGAAATTTGCGCCATTCGATATGTCTAATCACTCTGGACCAATAAAGATTTATTGTGGCGGGCGCGCAACAATTTACAAAGGTATAGCCATTCTGATAGAGGCGACTGCATTACTCAGAGATAGATTTTATCTTAATAATTTCGAAGTTTTTTATGCTGGTGATGGACCTGATTTACAATACTTTAAGAGTTTGGCGAATAATTTAAGACTTAGAGGATTATTTACTTTTCTTGGGGAAGTACAAAGTACTGAATCGCATATTAAAAGGGCTGATATTGTTGTTGTCCCATCGATTTGGGGAGATGCCTGCCCATCTGCAGTATCTGAGGCCCTTGCAGCTGGGAAACCTCTCATTACCACCCGGGTTGGAGGTGTCCCGGAGATTGTTGGTAATTGTAACGCAGCAATTTTGGTTGATCCTGGAGATATATACGGACTTGCTGAAACTCTATCACGCCTTATTGAAAACCCTGTGGAACGAACTTATTTGGCAAATAGAGCACGTCAAAGAGCAGTAATTGCACTTGATCAACGTCGATACTTCGCGGAGGTTAAGAAACAGCTATCTTTAGATATGGGGGTGCGGCATGCATAG